One genomic region from Candidatus Cybelea sp. encodes:
- a CDS encoding class I SAM-dependent methyltransferase, whose translation MKPTPHELDAMQAQPHPLLLELEQHARKNGVPVVSRQTGRLLSLLVTAMQASRILEIGTGYGYATLWMALAQPRMGKIWTIDPSAAHTDVARSYFGRAEEDDYIEVFNTPALELLENFPHRNLDIAFISAHETSYERYLELVIPTLKLSGLVMFHHAAAAQREFRETFLARPDLDAMILALDDDAIAIGARRQ comes from the coding sequence GTGAAGCCGACGCCGCACGAACTCGATGCGATGCAAGCCCAGCCGCATCCGCTGCTGCTCGAGCTCGAGCAGCACGCGCGCAAAAACGGCGTACCGGTCGTGTCGCGACAGACGGGGCGTCTGCTCTCGCTGCTCGTCACGGCGATGCAGGCGAGCCGCATCCTCGAAATCGGGACGGGCTACGGATATGCGACGCTCTGGATGGCGCTGGCGCAGCCGCGGATGGGCAAGATATGGACGATCGATCCAAGCGCCGCGCACACCGACGTGGCGCGCTCCTACTTCGGCCGCGCCGAGGAGGACGACTACATCGAGGTCTTCAATACGCCGGCGCTGGAACTGCTCGAAAACTTCCCGCATCGCAACCTGGATATCGCCTTCATCTCCGCGCACGAAACGAGCTACGAACGCTATCTCGAACTCGTAATCCCGACGCTGAAACTCTCGGGCCTCGTCATGTTCCACCACGCCGCCGCAGCGCAGCGCGAATTCCGCGAAACCTTTCTCGCCCGGCCCGACCTCGACGCGATGATTCTCGCGCTCGACGACGACGCGATCGCCATCGGCGCGCGCCGTCAATGA
- a CDS encoding bifunctional 5,10-methylenetetrahydrofolate dehydrogenase/5,10-methenyltetrahydrofolate cyclohydrolase yields MPATILDGRALAAELRTELVERTGALLERGISPRLAIVFVGENESSLAYVRNLARTGERSGIGIEVRHLPEKASTRDVRETLEELRDDPATHGVMLQQPLPAHLAIREIADAIPAHKDVDGTHPTNQGHLAFGSGTEYVPATPAAVMLLLERSPHWPLRGRRAAMIGRSIVVGAPVAMLMLAQDATVTVLHKDSASLQPYVSLAEIVVVAAGAPGLIRGEDLMPGATVIDVGTTLVDGILRGDVDFESAVEVAGAITPVPGGVGPVTNVALLRNVVKAAEYAAAGR; encoded by the coding sequence GTGCCTGCTACAATTCTCGACGGACGCGCACTGGCGGCGGAGCTTCGGACGGAGCTCGTCGAGCGAACCGGCGCGCTGCTCGAGCGTGGAATATCGCCGAGGCTCGCGATCGTCTTCGTCGGGGAGAACGAGTCGAGCCTCGCCTACGTGCGCAATCTCGCGCGGACCGGCGAGCGCTCCGGCATCGGTATCGAGGTGCGTCATCTTCCCGAGAAGGCGTCGACCCGCGACGTGCGCGAGACGCTCGAAGAGCTTCGCGACGATCCGGCCACGCACGGAGTGATGCTGCAGCAGCCGCTCCCAGCGCATCTCGCAATCCGTGAGATCGCCGATGCGATTCCGGCCCATAAAGACGTCGACGGCACGCATCCCACCAACCAAGGCCACCTGGCCTTCGGCAGCGGAACGGAATACGTCCCGGCGACGCCGGCCGCGGTAATGCTGTTGTTGGAACGCAGCCCGCACTGGCCGCTGCGCGGGCGGCGCGCGGCGATGATCGGCCGTTCGATCGTCGTTGGTGCACCGGTCGCAATGCTGATGCTCGCACAGGATGCTACCGTAACGGTTTTGCACAAAGATTCGGCGTCGCTGCAGCCGTACGTCAGCCTTGCCGAAATCGTCGTGGTCGCAGCCGGCGCGCCGGGATTGATTCGCGGAGAAGATCTCATGCCGGGAGCGACGGTCATCGACGTCGGCACGACGCTCGTCGACGGCATCCTTCGCGGCGACGTCGACTTCGAGAGCGCGGTCGAGGTTGCCGGCGCGATCACTCCGGTACCCGGCGGAGTCGGCCCCGTAACGAACGTTGCGCTGCTCCGCAACGTGGTCAAGGCAGCCGAATATGCGGCTGCAGGTCGCTAG
- a CDS encoding TlpA disulfide reductase family protein has product MQRYLPWAGVFVVLAASAAVAAPYFFSQPANVNGPSSAAGRPAPVFTLRDDLGQRVSLTQYRGSIVVMNLWASWCPPCRAEMPDLQRLADAYGSRGIAVVGINEGESPQRARAFAASLRIRFPIWIDSAEQYGRTYTALGLPTTVIVDRRGVVVRGFDGALTLDQMRAAVAAATHSN; this is encoded by the coding sequence GTGCAGCGTTATCTTCCGTGGGCCGGCGTCTTCGTGGTGCTGGCGGCGTCGGCCGCGGTCGCCGCGCCGTACTTCTTTTCGCAGCCGGCAAACGTGAACGGGCCGAGCAGTGCCGCCGGGCGTCCGGCGCCGGTCTTCACGCTGCGCGACGATCTCGGGCAGCGCGTTTCGCTCACGCAGTATCGCGGCTCGATCGTCGTCATGAATCTCTGGGCGTCCTGGTGTCCGCCGTGCCGAGCGGAGATGCCGGATCTCCAAAGGCTCGCCGACGCGTACGGATCGCGCGGTATCGCGGTCGTCGGGATCAACGAAGGGGAGTCGCCGCAGAGAGCGCGCGCGTTCGCCGCTTCGCTGCGAATTCGCTTTCCGATCTGGATCGACTCGGCCGAGCAATACGGCCGAACGTATACCGCGCTCGGTCTGCCGACGACGGTGATCGTCGATCGCCGAGGGGTCGTCGTGCGAGGGTTCGACGGCGCACTGACGCTCGATCAGATGCGCGCCGCCGTCGCTGCGGCAACGCACTCGAATTGA
- a CDS encoding winged helix-turn-helix transcriptional regulator: MHQDRFFQTTRGKIVSELRRRGSASAADLAHVFGLSPNAVRQQLMVLERDGLVAETSVRRGPTKPTYEFSLTPEADRLFPQAYDKMLSAVLREVRDQFGPPAVKQIFDGLSERAVARARLSVTSDEPQERVAQLTEMLRKSGVVAEYSLIDDGFVLHEHSCPYSNAAKEHPEVCQVIHHVIDETIGGRHEQTESLAHGGKECRFEMHPERATTPVS, encoded by the coding sequence ATGCACCAGGACCGCTTCTTCCAGACGACTCGGGGAAAGATCGTCAGCGAGCTGCGGCGGCGAGGCTCCGCCTCGGCGGCCGACCTGGCGCACGTCTTCGGGCTCTCGCCCAACGCGGTTCGCCAGCAGCTGATGGTCCTGGAGCGCGACGGTCTGGTCGCCGAAACCTCCGTCCGGCGCGGCCCGACCAAGCCCACCTACGAGTTTTCGCTGACACCCGAAGCCGACCGGCTCTTCCCTCAGGCCTACGACAAAATGCTCTCGGCGGTATTGCGAGAGGTGCGCGATCAATTCGGTCCGCCGGCGGTCAAGCAGATCTTCGACGGCCTCTCCGAACGCGCCGTCGCGCGGGCCCGCCTCAGCGTTACCTCGGACGAACCGCAAGAGCGAGTTGCCCAGCTCACCGAGATGCTGCGCAAGAGCGGCGTCGTCGCCGAGTACAGTCTGATCGACGACGGCTTCGTGCTGCACGAACACTCGTGTCCGTACTCTAACGCCGCCAAAGAGCATCCGGAGGTCTGCCAGGTCATTCACCACGTCATCGACGAGACGATCGGCGGCCGGCACGAGCAGACCGAGTCGCTCGCGCACGGCGGGAAAGAGTGCCGTTTCGAAATGCACCCGGAGCGGGCAACCACGCCGGTATCTTAG
- a CDS encoding MBL fold metallo-hydrolase, whose amino-acid sequence MLRRETFAVGPLACNCTILADDRSGEAIVVDGGDGVDEVDAYLRERNWRATRLVHTHAHIDHIGDLERLRELTNGRGLLHPADLPLYQSLAMQARWLGLPHAPRVVPLDGDLLDGDTFELGEAHIAVLHTPGHTPGSVCFAAGDGSETILLTGDTLFAGSIGRWDLGGTSMADIVSSIQRKLMDFPDATPVVPGHGPFTTIGTERRSNPYLRA is encoded by the coding sequence ATGCTGCGTCGCGAGACCTTCGCCGTCGGCCCGCTGGCCTGCAATTGCACGATCCTCGCCGACGACCGCAGCGGTGAGGCGATCGTGGTCGACGGCGGCGACGGCGTCGATGAAGTGGACGCCTATCTGCGCGAACGAAACTGGCGAGCCACGCGGCTCGTCCACACGCACGCGCATATCGATCACATTGGAGATCTCGAACGGCTGCGCGAGCTCACGAACGGCCGCGGGCTTCTGCATCCCGCCGACCTCCCGCTCTACCAGTCGCTGGCAATGCAGGCGCGTTGGCTCGGCCTCCCGCATGCGCCGCGCGTCGTCCCGCTCGACGGCGATCTGCTCGACGGCGACACGTTCGAACTCGGCGAAGCGCACATCGCGGTTCTGCACACCCCGGGGCACACACCCGGAAGCGTCTGCTTCGCGGCCGGCGACGGCTCTGAGACGATCTTGCTGACCGGCGATACGCTCTTCGCCGGGTCGATCGGCCGCTGGGACCTCGGCGGCACCTCGATGGCCGACATTGTCAGCTCGATTCAGCGCAAGTTGATGGATTTTCCCGACGCGACGCCGGTCGTTCCCGGGCACGGGCCCTTCACGACGATCGGCACCGAGCGCCGCTCGAATCCCTACCTCCGTGCCTGA
- the thpR gene encoding RNA 2',3'-cyclic phosphodiesterase — MPERKRRLFIGIELDDDARARCEAVADALSATGFAARFEAPEKLHVTLAFLGNVEAAHYAAIDAALGESAKRCAPFTLHLDKAGAFPNERRPRVVYVGAREQGEAYRHLAAAVQGAYAALGFTFEEDPVAHVTIARVKEASRPLPLIEVTPFTLEVRTISLFESIFDAKANTSRYEVPHRAPLLAVSS, encoded by the coding sequence GTGCCTGAACGCAAGCGCCGCCTCTTCATCGGCATCGAGCTCGACGACGACGCGCGGGCGCGCTGCGAGGCGGTCGCCGATGCGCTGAGCGCGACCGGATTCGCCGCCCGCTTCGAAGCCCCGGAGAAGCTGCACGTCACGCTCGCCTTTCTGGGGAACGTGGAGGCGGCGCACTACGCCGCGATCGACGCGGCGCTTGGCGAGAGCGCCAAGCGCTGCGCACCGTTTACCCTCCACCTGGATAAAGCCGGCGCCTTTCCCAACGAGCGGCGTCCGCGCGTCGTCTACGTCGGGGCGCGCGAGCAGGGCGAAGCGTACCGTCATCTCGCCGCAGCCGTTCAAGGCGCCTACGCGGCGCTGGGCTTCACGTTCGAAGAAGATCCGGTCGCGCACGTCACGATCGCACGCGTAAAAGAAGCGTCGCGCCCGCTTCCGCTCATCGAGGTGACCCCGTTCACGCTCGAAGTGCGAACGATCTCACTCTTCGAATCGATCTTCGACGCCAAGGCAAACACCTCGCGCTACGAAGTTCCGCACCGCGCCCCGCTGCTCGCCGTGTCATCCTGA
- the sufD gene encoding Fe-S cluster assembly protein SufD has product MPNVAVATAETSPLFGRLATLPNEPLTNEQRRAALERFLALPSGRERAGRFWRIDFETLVPDIARLDLNPAIVSVENPNPAVVVYDLATAARECPQLLARAFGATGIHATKFGALTAAFAHVGCFIHVPADRACDHPVVVRYAGGDATVFPSTVVLVERGARVTIVERIEADAGAFVCGATEIVTEEHADVSFAALQQAAAARVVWNRTARPGKDAKMAWADAELGADLAAGDLTVSIEQTGIAAEIAAIFFPRGSQHVDVISSVEHRAGEASSNTLVKSAARERGQARFLGNIRIAAHAQGSDARLRDDALLLSPTAHIDSVPALEIGANDVKAYHGATVGAMDSEQIFYMESRGIERSAAERMIALGFFEPALERFPTASLRDELREALAAKLS; this is encoded by the coding sequence TTGCCTAACGTTGCCGTCGCGACGGCCGAGACTTCCCCGCTCTTCGGCCGCCTGGCAACGCTTCCCAACGAACCGCTTACCAACGAGCAGCGGCGCGCTGCCCTCGAACGCTTTCTGGCGCTTCCGAGCGGGCGCGAACGCGCGGGCCGTTTCTGGCGAATCGATTTCGAAACGCTCGTCCCCGATATCGCGCGGCTCGATCTCAATCCCGCGATCGTTTCCGTCGAGAATCCCAATCCCGCCGTCGTCGTCTACGATCTCGCAACGGCGGCGCGCGAGTGCCCGCAACTGCTTGCTCGTGCCTTCGGAGCGACCGGAATCCATGCGACGAAGTTCGGCGCACTGACCGCTGCCTTCGCGCACGTCGGCTGCTTTATCCACGTACCCGCCGATCGTGCCTGCGACCATCCGGTCGTGGTTCGTTACGCCGGCGGCGACGCGACCGTCTTCCCTTCGACCGTCGTGCTCGTCGAGCGCGGTGCGCGCGTCACGATCGTCGAACGCATCGAGGCCGATGCGGGCGCGTTCGTCTGCGGCGCGACCGAGATCGTCACCGAAGAGCACGCCGACGTTTCTTTTGCCGCGCTTCAGCAGGCCGCAGCCGCGCGCGTCGTCTGGAATCGCACGGCGCGTCCGGGCAAAGACGCGAAGATGGCCTGGGCCGACGCCGAACTCGGTGCCGATCTTGCGGCGGGCGATCTTACGGTTTCAATCGAGCAGACGGGAATCGCCGCAGAGATCGCGGCTATCTTCTTCCCCCGCGGCTCGCAGCACGTCGACGTTATCAGCTCGGTCGAGCATCGGGCCGGCGAAGCGAGCTCGAATACCCTCGTCAAATCCGCGGCTCGCGAGCGTGGTCAGGCTCGGTTTCTCGGCAACATCCGCATCGCCGCGCACGCGCAGGGCAGCGACGCGCGCCTGCGCGATGACGCGCTGCTGCTCTCGCCCACGGCGCACATCGATTCGGTTCCCGCGCTCGAGATCGGCGCAAACGACGTCAAGGCCTATCACGGTGCGACGGTCGGCGCGATGGACTCCGAGCAAATCTTTTACATGGAGAGCCGCGGCATCGAACGCTCCGCCGCGGAACGCATGATCGCGCTGGGCTTTTTCGAGCCCGCGCTCGAGCGTTTCCCGACGGCCTCGCTGCGCGACGAGCTCCGTGAGGCTTTGGCGGCAAAGCTCTCGTGA
- the sufC gene encoding Fe-S cluster assembly ATPase SufC — MSDQGLHIRNLRSTIAGKEILKGIDLSVEAGRVHALMGPNGSGKSTLAFSLTGHPQYEVTGSVELDGEDILALSPDKRGRAGLFLSFQYPAAIPGVKVANFLHAARQAERPGDLPPAKFRALLLEKMDQLGIDPSFMGRYLNDGFSGGEKKRLEMLQLAVLAPKYAILDETDSGLDIDALKDVGASIAALRASEEGRKAGFLIITHYPRILQYVVPDVVHVMIDGRIVKSGDADLAQRVEREGYDKLREEAEALA; from the coding sequence ATGTCCGACCAAGGCCTTCATATCAGGAATCTGCGCTCCACCATCGCCGGCAAAGAGATCCTCAAAGGAATCGACCTCTCGGTCGAGGCCGGCCGCGTGCACGCGCTGATGGGACCCAACGGCAGCGGCAAGTCGACGCTTGCTTTCTCGCTCACCGGCCACCCCCAGTACGAGGTGACCGGCAGCGTCGAGCTGGATGGCGAGGATATCCTCGCGCTCTCGCCCGACAAACGGGGGCGCGCGGGCCTTTTCCTTTCGTTTCAGTATCCCGCCGCGATCCCGGGCGTCAAAGTCGCCAACTTCCTGCACGCGGCTCGGCAAGCCGAGCGCCCCGGCGATCTTCCGCCGGCGAAGTTTCGCGCGCTTCTCTTGGAAAAGATGGATCAGCTCGGCATCGATCCGTCCTTCATGGGGCGCTATCTGAACGACGGCTTCTCCGGCGGTGAAAAGAAGCGGCTCGAGATGCTGCAGCTCGCCGTCTTGGCGCCGAAATACGCGATCCTCGACGAAACCGATTCCGGCCTGGACATCGACGCACTCAAAGACGTCGGCGCGTCGATCGCTGCGCTGCGTGCGAGCGAGGAAGGGCGCAAAGCGGGCTTCCTTATCATCACGCACTACCCGCGAATCCTGCAGTACGTCGTTCCCGACGTCGTGCACGTCATGATCGACGGACGCATCGTCAAGAGCGGCGACGCGGATCTCGCGCAGCGCGTCGAGCGCGAGGGTTACGATAAGCTCCGCGAGGAGGCCGAGGCTCTTGCCTAA
- a CDS encoding iron-sulfur cluster assembly scaffold protein, translating into MDFPKFQRLVEERTGFRTMEKPTASGEYFSDSCGDMYNFFLKVGPGAVIEDISYFTTGCGFGTATCSLVVELAKGKTIDEAAAISAAEVEGLLDGYPEKKKDYPERALEALHVALDDYRSKVGAGSVPDFGSMPRPADAPAAEPAHAPVASTNGNGEAKLLIKLR; encoded by the coding sequence ATGGATTTTCCGAAATTTCAGCGGTTGGTCGAAGAGCGCACCGGCTTTCGCACGATGGAGAAGCCGACGGCGAGCGGCGAGTACTTCAGCGACTCCTGCGGCGACATGTACAACTTCTTTTTGAAGGTCGGGCCGGGCGCCGTCATCGAGGACATCTCGTATTTCACGACCGGCTGCGGTTTCGGAACGGCGACGTGCAGTCTCGTTGTCGAGCTCGCAAAGGGCAAAACGATCGACGAAGCAGCGGCGATCAGTGCCGCCGAGGTTGAGGGCCTGCTCGACGGCTATCCCGAGAAGAAGAAAGATTACCCCGAACGCGCGCTCGAGGCGCTGCACGTCGCGCTCGACGACTACCGCTCGAAAGTCGGCGCCGGAAGCGTGCCCGATTTCGGATCGATGCCGCGCCCGGCCGATGCTCCTGCGGCGGAGCCGGCGCACGCGCCCGTCGCGTCGACGAACGGAAACGGCGAGGCCAAGCTCCTCATCAAACTGCGCTAA
- a CDS encoding flavin reductase family protein, translated as MSDSTSFRHAMRHVPTGVTVVTSLKDGEPRGITVNAFASVSLEPPSLSICINREARSYLFISTSRIFCVNVLAGDQRALAERFSGKVRERQFVDVDYEVEATGAPVIPGCIAHFDCEVAHEFHFGSHSILIGHVLSCSARAGSPLGYFNGGFHDFHIQVD; from the coding sequence ATGAGCGATTCGACCTCGTTCAGGCACGCGATGCGGCACGTGCCCACCGGCGTGACGGTGGTGACGAGCCTGAAGGACGGCGAGCCTCGCGGGATCACCGTCAACGCGTTCGCCAGCGTCTCGCTCGAGCCGCCCTCGCTCTCGATCTGCATCAATCGCGAGGCGCGCAGCTACCTCTTTATCTCAACTTCGCGGATCTTCTGCGTGAACGTGCTGGCGGGCGATCAGCGGGCGCTCGCCGAGCGCTTTTCCGGCAAGGTACGCGAGCGCCAGTTCGTCGACGTCGACTACGAAGTCGAAGCGACCGGCGCTCCGGTCATCCCCGGCTGCATCGCGCACTTCGATTGCGAGGTGGCGCACGAGTTTCACTTCGGATCGCACTCGATCCTGATCGGGCACGTGCTCTCGTGCAGCGCCCGTGCAGGCTCGCCGCTGGGATACTTCAACGGCGGCTTCCACGACTTTCACATCCAGGTGGATTAG